A single window of Chitinophaga sp. XS-30 DNA harbors:
- a CDS encoding RNA polymerase sigma factor, translating to MDELQFIQQIDQHQHILHKICRLYRDSKEDREDLFQEMVLQLWKAAPSFEGRSKFSTWMYRIALSTALLDFRKKRPPVFYPEILPDRPEHQPEQSMEAEQLMEALKKLEDADKALITLYLEDLSYQEIAEITGISENYVGVKLNRIKVKLQKWTS from the coding sequence ATGGACGAATTGCAATTCATTCAGCAGATCGATCAGCATCAGCATATCCTTCACAAAATATGCAGGTTGTACAGGGATTCGAAGGAAGACCGGGAAGACCTGTTCCAGGAGATGGTGCTGCAGTTGTGGAAAGCCGCTCCGTCTTTCGAAGGCCGTTCGAAATTCAGCACCTGGATGTACCGCATTGCCCTGAGCACAGCCCTACTTGATTTCCGGAAGAAAAGGCCTCCCGTCTTCTACCCGGAAATACTGCCCGACCGGCCTGAACACCAGCCGGAACAAAGCATGGAAGCGGAACAACTGATGGAAGCACTGAAAAAGCTGGAGGATGCGGACAAGGCGTTGATCACGCTCTACCTGGAAGACCTCAGCTACCAGGAGATCGCGGAGATCACCGGCATCAGTGAAAATTATGTTGGGGTGAAACTCAACAGGATCAAAGTAAAACTACAAAAATGGACCAGTTAA
- a CDS encoding TetR/AcrR family transcriptional regulator — protein MNKGEKTRQFIIEKTAPIFNVKGYAGTSLSDMTEATGLTKGSIYGHFANKDEVALAAFDYNLQQVMQTVRREMEQKNTIREKLAVFIAVYNNFLKQPLHGGCPILNTAVEADDTHPALRKKAADAIHNWKKMLVQLIETGIKQQDISPTVHAEQLALTIIATIEGAMMISKLTGKPAYHKLIMASVENMVKYPG, from the coding sequence ATGAACAAAGGAGAAAAAACAAGGCAGTTCATTATAGAAAAAACGGCGCCCATCTTCAACGTGAAGGGCTACGCCGGAACTTCCCTGTCCGATATGACGGAGGCGACCGGCCTTACTAAAGGCAGTATTTACGGGCATTTTGCAAATAAGGATGAGGTAGCGCTTGCGGCATTCGACTACAATCTTCAGCAAGTGATGCAGACGGTGCGGAGGGAGATGGAACAGAAAAACACCATCCGGGAAAAGCTGGCGGTATTCATAGCCGTATATAACAATTTTCTGAAACAGCCGCTGCATGGTGGCTGTCCCATTCTGAACACAGCCGTGGAAGCGGATGACACGCATCCCGCACTCCGGAAAAAGGCCGCGGATGCGATCCACAACTGGAAGAAGATGCTCGTACAGCTGATCGAAACAGGGATAAAACAGCAGGATATCTCCCCCACTGTTCATGCGGAGCAGCTGGCGCTGACCATTATTGCCACTATTGAAGGCGCCATGATGATATCGAAACTGACCGGCAAGCCGGCCTATCACAAACTGATCATGGCTTCCGTTGAAAACATGGTCAAATATCCCGGCTGA
- a CDS encoding serine hydrolase → MFLLTGTLANKAMSQPRSSPGIGATLERYMEIQQDRIGFSGVLMVYRHQHPLYVVTKGLASRELNVPLLPDATFRIASVSKQFTAMLTVLAMEEGKLQPGDSLASFYPSLQGPQWRAITIRQLLAHTSGIPHNEGIAGYRTSTSRLALGREQALQAIFRMQPSADNGYSSPGYFLLADILESLYGKPYAALLREKILQPLNMQHTGVLTGIRIIPGMTSGYHQLGDSLIMAPYRDQSLMKGSGDLYSTAADLQLWNSSLLDDRHWGASARQQLFSVHNGKLGYGYGWYVNPGRKMYWHGGGTFGCSAISAIYEQEKLSIVLLSNVSVLPVNEMLADIEKIVLGLPFDMPVEEPVFRLEDEQLNAFTGVYVREGQELHILQQGNQLYAKMGNRPPFAIYPKSRHEFYGKKVNVRLIFKDKGLDAEARGETLHFDKQ, encoded by the coding sequence TTGTTCCTTTTGACAGGAACCCTGGCAAACAAGGCGATGAGCCAGCCCCGGTCCTCCCCCGGCATCGGGGCAACGCTGGAGCGCTATATGGAAATACAGCAGGACCGGATCGGGTTCAGCGGCGTGCTGATGGTGTACCGGCATCAACACCCTTTGTACGTGGTAACAAAAGGCCTGGCCTCGAGGGAGCTGAACGTACCGCTTCTCCCCGATGCAACTTTCCGGATAGCATCGGTCAGCAAGCAATTCACCGCCATGTTGACGGTGCTGGCCATGGAAGAAGGGAAACTGCAGCCCGGAGATTCCCTGGCCTCCTTCTACCCTTCGCTGCAAGGCCCGCAATGGCGGGCTATAACGATCCGGCAGCTACTGGCACATACCTCCGGCATTCCGCACAACGAAGGCATTGCCGGTTACCGGACATCAACCTCCCGCCTGGCACTGGGCAGGGAACAGGCGCTGCAGGCGATCTTTCGCATGCAGCCCTCGGCGGATAACGGGTATTCCAGTCCAGGCTACTTCCTGCTGGCCGACATACTGGAAAGCCTATACGGCAAGCCTTATGCTGCGCTGCTGCGGGAAAAGATACTGCAGCCGCTGAACATGCAGCATACCGGCGTTCTCACCGGCATCCGGATCATACCGGGAATGACATCAGGTTACCACCAGCTGGGGGACAGCCTGATCATGGCGCCTTACCGGGACCAGTCGCTGATGAAAGGCTCCGGGGACCTCTATTCCACGGCCGCAGACCTTCAGTTGTGGAACAGCAGCCTGCTGGATGACCGGCATTGGGGCGCTTCGGCAAGACAGCAGCTCTTTTCCGTCCACAACGGGAAACTCGGCTATGGCTACGGCTGGTATGTTAATCCCGGGCGGAAGATGTACTGGCATGGCGGCGGCACTTTCGGCTGCTCCGCGATCTCCGCCATATACGAGCAGGAAAAGCTCTCCATCGTGCTGCTCTCGAATGTATCTGTGCTGCCGGTAAATGAAATGCTGGCTGACATAGAAAAGATCGTACTGGGATTGCCGTTTGACATGCCCGTTGAAGAACCGGTTTTCCGGCTGGAAGACGAACAATTGAATGCATTCACCGGTGTTTATGTACGGGAAGGACAGGAACTGCACATCCTGCAGCAGGGGAACCAGCTGTATGCAAAAATGGGCAACCGCCCTCCTTTTGCGATATATCCCAAAAGCCGCCATGAATTTTACGGCAAAAAGGTAAACGTGCGGCTTATCTTTAAAGACAAGGGGCTGGATGCAGAAGCACGGGGCGAAACCCTTCATTTTGATAAACAATAA
- a CDS encoding circularly permuted type 2 ATP-grasp protein — protein sequence MSLTALLDEYSITDGIWDEMYDTRDIRHHYSKVFASLKQLELSALQEKDKLAGELFMNQGITFTVYSDNTGIERIFPFDIIPRIITGSEWDVVERGIAQRLKALNLFLKDIYSDQQIIKDKVVPASLIASCPHYNRHVFGIRVPHDIYVHISGIDLIRGEDGLFYVLEDNLRTPSGVSYMLENREVTKRIFPDLLVTNHVRRVSNYPLLLHEILLQMASTQISNPTVVLLTPGIYNSAYYEHAFLARQMGISLVEGRDLVVDNHKVYMKTTNGLKQVHVIYRRIDDDYIDPLTFRPDSALGVSGLMSAYRKGNVSIVNALGNGVADDKAVYAYVPAMIKYYLNEEPVLSNVPTYELGDQEAREHVFRNIGKMVIKRTNQSGGYGMIMGNSVPEEEWGKARAEIEKDPRSFIAQPIIKLSTSPCFIDGMFQPRHVDLRPYALYGPRGVQIVPGGLTRVALRKGSLVVNSSQGGGSKDTWVVDF from the coding sequence ATGAGTCTGACCGCTTTACTGGATGAATACAGTATAACAGATGGCATTTGGGACGAGATGTACGATACGCGGGATATCCGCCACCATTACAGTAAAGTGTTTGCCTCATTAAAACAGCTGGAGCTTTCCGCCCTCCAGGAGAAAGACAAGCTCGCCGGCGAATTGTTCATGAACCAGGGCATTACCTTCACCGTTTACAGCGACAATACCGGCATAGAACGCATTTTTCCTTTTGACATCATTCCCCGCATCATCACCGGCAGCGAATGGGATGTGGTGGAACGGGGGATCGCCCAGCGGCTGAAAGCACTGAACCTGTTCCTGAAAGATATATATTCAGATCAGCAGATCATCAAAGACAAGGTGGTCCCCGCATCGCTGATCGCCTCCTGCCCGCATTACAACCGCCATGTATTTGGCATCCGCGTACCGCATGACATTTATGTGCACATCTCGGGAATCGACCTGATACGGGGCGAGGACGGGCTGTTCTACGTACTGGAAGACAACCTTCGTACGCCCTCCGGCGTTAGTTACATGCTGGAGAACCGGGAAGTGACCAAGCGCATTTTCCCCGACCTGCTGGTGACCAATCATGTGCGCAGGGTGAGCAACTATCCCCTGCTGCTGCATGAAATACTTTTGCAGATGGCTTCCACGCAGATATCCAACCCCACGGTGGTGCTGCTGACGCCGGGCATTTACAACTCCGCTTATTACGAACATGCATTCCTTGCCCGCCAGATGGGCATTTCCCTGGTAGAAGGCCGGGACCTGGTGGTGGATAACCATAAGGTATATATGAAAACCACCAACGGTCTGAAACAGGTACATGTGATCTACCGCCGGATCGATGATGATTACATCGACCCGCTGACATTCCGGCCGGACAGCGCACTGGGGGTATCGGGACTGATGAGCGCTTACCGGAAGGGCAACGTATCCATTGTAAATGCGCTCGGCAACGGCGTGGCAGACGACAAGGCGGTGTACGCCTATGTTCCGGCCATGATAAAATATTATCTCAATGAAGAGCCTGTGCTCTCCAACGTTCCCACTTATGAACTGGGTGACCAGGAAGCCCGGGAGCATGTATTCCGGAACATCGGGAAGATGGTGATCAAACGCACCAACCAGTCCGGCGGATACGGCATGATCATGGGCAACAGCGTGCCGGAGGAAGAATGGGGCAAAGCCAGGGCAGAGATCGAAAAAGACCCGCGCAGCTTCATCGCCCAACCGATCATCAAACTCTCCACCTCCCCCTGTTTCATAGACGGCATGTTTCAACCCCGGCATGTTGACCTTCGCCCGTACGCACTCTACGGCCCAAGAGGCGTGCAGATCGTTCCGGGCGGCTTAACCCGCGTTGCCCTGCGCAAAGGCTCCCTGGTGGTCAATTCCTCTCAGGGCGGCGGCAGTAAAGACACCTGGGTGGTGGACTTTTAA
- a CDS encoding SDR family oxidoreductase, which yields MKTTNNTVLITGGSAGIGLAMARLFVANGNRVIITGRNAERLQAAAAELENVTAIVCDVNSEADVQQLTDRVQRDFPELNILINNAGTAYAYTLSAGSLAAEKAKDEMLTNYFSVIHLTEKLLPVLQQAAEAAIVNVSSIVAFVPSSGVPTYSGSKAALHSYTQSLRLSLAGSPVKVFELMPPLVNTEFSRAIGGEHGIPAGVVAAELLQALQTGVYEIHVGQTADIYQLSRSAPAEALLAMNSSIH from the coding sequence ATGAAAACAACGAACAACACGGTATTGATAACAGGCGGCAGCGCGGGTATTGGCCTTGCGATGGCCCGTTTATTCGTGGCAAACGGCAACCGGGTGATCATCACCGGCCGCAATGCAGAACGGCTGCAGGCTGCGGCGGCAGAGCTGGAAAATGTAACGGCCATCGTTTGCGACGTGAACAGCGAAGCAGATGTACAGCAGTTGACAGACCGGGTGCAGCGGGACTTCCCGGAGCTTAACATCCTCATCAACAATGCCGGCACGGCATACGCCTATACCTTGTCCGCCGGTTCCCTGGCGGCGGAAAAGGCAAAAGACGAGATGCTGACCAACTACTTCTCCGTGATCCACCTCACTGAAAAGCTGCTGCCGGTGCTGCAGCAGGCAGCGGAAGCCGCTATTGTGAACGTATCTTCCATCGTGGCCTTTGTACCGTCCTCCGGCGTTCCTACTTATTCCGGCAGCAAGGCGGCGCTGCATTCCTATACCCAGTCATTACGCCTCTCGCTGGCAGGCAGTCCCGTGAAGGTATTTGAATTGATGCCCCCGCTGGTGAATACGGAATTTTCCAGGGCAATCGGTGGTGAGCACGGTATCCCCGCCGGCGTTGTTGCAGCGGAATTGCTGCAGGCATTGCAAACCGGGGTTTATGAGATACATGTCGGGCAAACAGCCGATATTTATCAGCTTTCCCGTTCAGCCCCCGCAGAAGCTTTACTGGCCATGAACAGCAGCATTCATTAA
- the fabF gene encoding beta-ketoacyl-ACP synthase II, producing the protein MKRVVITGLGAITPLGNSVDTFWENIVAGKSGAGPLTKFDTTKFKTQFGCEVNGFNAEDYIPKKDIKKYDLFTQYAIAASDEAIRDSGLDFTTMEASERYEVGVIWASGNGGIGTFEAEVRDFYAGDGTPRFNPFFIPKMIADIAAGVISIRHQLHGPNYCTVSACASSNTAIINAFDTIRLGKALVMVAGGSEAPITASSIGGFNASQALSKRNEAPQQASRPFDKDRDGFVIGEGAGALILEEYEHAVKRGARIHAEIVGGGMAADAFHLTGTPPDGLGAYLGITKAMADAQIKPEQISYVNAHATSTPLGDIGELNGIKAAFGDVSVPVSATKSMTGHLLGAAGAIESIISVMAVKHDIIPATINTVNLDENIPASLQIVLGKSLHQPVHYALNNTFGFGGHTASSIFKKYSA; encoded by the coding sequence ATGAAACGAGTTGTTATTACAGGCCTGGGGGCCATTACACCATTGGGAAATTCTGTCGATACCTTCTGGGAAAACATTGTAGCGGGCAAAAGTGGTGCAGGGCCTCTGACCAAATTTGATACAACGAAATTCAAGACGCAATTCGGCTGTGAGGTAAATGGCTTTAATGCAGAGGACTATATTCCGAAAAAGGATATAAAGAAATATGACCTTTTTACGCAGTATGCTATCGCTGCCAGTGATGAGGCTATCCGGGATTCGGGGCTTGATTTCACAACGATGGAAGCCAGTGAGCGTTATGAGGTGGGGGTGATATGGGCTTCCGGCAATGGCGGCATCGGCACCTTCGAAGCGGAAGTGAGGGATTTTTATGCCGGCGACGGCACACCCCGCTTCAATCCTTTCTTTATCCCGAAGATGATCGCGGATATTGCCGCAGGCGTAATATCCATACGCCACCAGCTGCACGGCCCGAACTATTGTACCGTATCAGCATGCGCTTCTTCCAATACGGCCATCATTAATGCGTTCGATACTATCCGGCTGGGCAAGGCTCTGGTCATGGTAGCCGGTGGCTCGGAAGCGCCCATCACGGCATCTTCCATCGGCGGGTTCAATGCCTCCCAGGCTTTATCCAAACGCAACGAAGCGCCACAACAGGCATCCCGTCCATTTGACAAGGACAGGGACGGCTTTGTGATCGGCGAAGGCGCCGGCGCCCTGATACTGGAGGAATATGAGCACGCCGTTAAAAGAGGGGCCAGGATACATGCGGAGATCGTGGGCGGCGGTATGGCCGCAGATGCATTCCACCTCACCGGCACACCGCCGGACGGCCTGGGCGCTTACCTCGGCATTACCAAAGCCATGGCCGATGCCCAGATAAAACCGGAGCAGATCAGCTACGTCAATGCACATGCTACTTCCACCCCGCTGGGTGATATCGGGGAACTCAATGGTATCAAAGCAGCCTTCGGTGATGTATCCGTTCCCGTGAGCGCTACCAAGTCCATGACCGGCCATCTCCTCGGCGCCGCAGGCGCCATTGAAAGCATCATCAGCGTAATGGCCGTAAAACATGATATCATCCCCGCTACCATCAATACGGTCAACCTGGATGAGAACATTCCCGCAAGCCTGCAGATCGTGCTTGGCAAATCACTGCATCAGCCGGTGCATTATGCACTGAATAATACTTTCGGTTTTGGAGGGCATACCGCCAGCTCCATCTTTAAAAAATACAGCGCGTAA